A genomic window from Lasioglossum baleicum chromosome 7, iyLasBale1, whole genome shotgun sequence includes:
- the LOC143210813 gene encoding calaxin-like produces MSEERSVSSKAKPRADRAVGAGVGPGVGVGVGVGVEGRSVAGLRAGSTLMKSVSIFLMSGRKASVDSRRLTSSGTKHEQPRRSRRARMPDGGSGARNSTHTVKLIESLRRKTRFSWQELDNLCKLYKKLTSSGQQQVGQSFVIGRRQQSNQAIEGIDRTVFRDLLHDTFKVITEDALVERIFCCWDRENEGIIRLEPWIMDLDLYLRGSLREKIEFCFKVYDLNNDGFITRDEIFQLFKKCLMKQPGEEDPDEAVKDLSELVLKKLDVDRDGKISFQDYKLAVMEEPLLLEAFGQCLATDENCSRIIDTLQ; encoded by the exons ATGAGCGAAGAACGGAGCGTCTCCTCGAAAGCAAAGCCTCGAGCCGATCGCGCAGTCGGCGCCGGCGTCGGtcccggcgtcggcgtcggcgtcggcgtcggcgtcgaggGTAGAAGCGTCGCAGGGCTTCGCGCTGGCTCTACCCTCATGAAGAGCGTGTCTATCTTCTTGATGAGCGGCCGCAAAGCTTCCGTGGACTCGAGAAGGTTAACTTCCAGCGGGACGAAGCACGAGCAGCCCCGAAGAAGCCGACGCGCGAGAATgccggacggaggaagcggcgCGAGAAATTCCACCCACACCGTCAAGCTCATTGAATCGCTCCGAAGAAAAACAAGATTCTCTTGGCAA GAATTGGACAATCTCTGCAAGCTCTACAAAAAGTTAACCAGTTCCGGACAGCAACAAGTTGGGCAATCTTTCGTTATCGGTAGAAGGCAACAATCCAACCAGGCTATAGAG GGTATCGACAGGACCGTGTTCCGGGATTTGCTGCACGACACGTTCAAAGTGATCACGGAAGACGCGCTGGTGGAGCGTATATTTTGCTGTTGGGATCGAGAGAATGAAGGGATCATTCGATTGGAGCCGTGGATCATGGATCTGGATTTATATCTTCGCGGGAGTCTAcgagagaagatcgagttctgCTTCAAAGTCTACGACCTGAACAATGATGGCTTCATCACCAGGGACGAGATCTTCCAACTTTTTAA GAAGTGTTTAATGAAGCAACCAGGTGAAGAAGATCCAGACGAGGCGGTTAAAGATCTATCAGAATTAGTATTGAAGAAACTGGACGTGGATCGTGATGGAAAAATCTCCTTTCAAGACTACAAACTGGCTGTCATGGAAGAACCATTGCTACTCGAGGCTTTCGGGCAATGCTTGGCTACGGATGAAAATTGTTCGCGTATTATTGACACGTTGCAGTAA